ATAGCATTGATGTCAGTCAAATGACAACGGCTGGTTTATTTATTACCATTGCCTTGATGTTTATTGGTGCAAGCCCAGGTGGGACGGGAGGAGGAATCAAGACTACAACCTTGAGAGTTCTCACCAGTTGCACCAAATCAATTCTCCAAGGCAAAGAAGAGGTTTTATTATATGAACGCAAAATAGCAATATCTTTAATTTTAAAAGCTGTTGCGGTTTTAGTTGGTTCCGTTGGTATGGTACTGTTTTCCACAATTTTAATTTCCCTCACAGATCCAGAATTGAATTTTATTCAACTGCTGTTTGAAGTTGTATCAGCCTTTGCTACAGTCGGCCTTTCTACAGGGATCACTAGTAGCGTCTCAATTCCAGCCAAGCTGATTTTAATTGTCACAATGTATGTGGGAAGAGTAGGTGTTTTACTGCTAATGGCTGCTGTGCTTGGAGACCCCCGCCCCAGTAGAATTCACTATCCTGAAGAAAATTTACTTGTGGGATAGTTGATCAGATAGATCAGGTAATGGGGTGTTAATGAATGGCCAATTAATCAATCTATGCCAGTAACATCAACTGATAAAATATGAATGAGTAGACAAACAACTAAAAATTTTCACGAATTTTAGTGTAATCGTTTTTACCCTGGCTCCAGGCAGTCAAAATAAGGATAACAAATGTGAATCTGTCATCGATCGGCTTTTTTCGCAGTTTGCGTCGAGATAACCAGCAATTTGCTGTAATTGGGTTAGGACGTTTTGGTAGATCAGTCTGTTCAACTTTACACAAATTAGGTTACCAAGTACTGGCAACAGATGTGGATGAAAAGCTAGTTTCAGCAGCATTACAGGAAGAACTAGTTGGTCATGCATTACAGCTAGACTCAACTGAACCAGCCGCACTTAAAGAAGCAGGAATATTTGAATTTGATACGGTAATTATCGCCATTGGTAACTACGTTCAAGAAAGTATCATTACCACCTTGAATGTCAAAGAGGGCGGAGTACCTCATGTAGTGGCTAAAGCTTCTAGTGAAGTTCACCGTAAGCTGTTGAAACGAGTGGGTGCAGATCATGTAGTGTTTCCCGAATATGAAGCTGGTTGCGCCCTCGCGCGATCGCTCACCAAACCATCTATTTTAGACAGATTTGACCTTGACCCAGATAACAGTATTGTCGAGATGATTGTACCTGATGAATTCCACGGTCGAACAATCTCCGAACTGCAACTGCGTAACCGCTATGGCTTGAATTTACTAGCCGTGAGTCAGGATGGTAAGTTTAAAATCAATCCCGAACCCACTAAGCGTCTAGAACGCGGTTCAGCAATGGTGGTTATTGGACATAACAAAGACATTAATCGCTTGCCGATTTGAATCAGATAAATGGAAGATAGGAATTACACTTAATATAGGTGTAAAAAACCAGTAGAAAGAAGTTTGCTTTTTAGAACGTTTATGGATTTAATACTTGAAGATTTAGCGGCAATTGATAATAAGCTTTCTCAACGTTATATTGAGCTTGACCCCGGCGGATATTTCATTATCTATTTGGATCGAGGCGCAGGGTTAATTTACGCCAAGCATTTCACAAATGTGATTGATGAGAAAGGTTTAGCCGTCGATCCGGAAACCGGGAAGGTAATTCCTGCTAGGGGAAAAGTGGAACGGACTCACACAACAGTTTTTAGTGGAAGGACGGCTAAGGAACTTGGGATCAAGATTTTTGAAGAAACTCAGCCCTGTCCAGTCACTCAGTTAGACCATGCGGCTTATTTAGGGCGCGAATTTGTCCGGGCTGAGGTGGCTTTAGTGTCAGGGCAAGAGTATATTCAGGATTGAATCAGTAAACAGTTATCAAAGCGTATAGAGGGAAACTTAAACCCAATTAACTCTCTTGACTGATAACTGTTAAAGTTAGCCCTCAGATGATGGTTGGTTGATCTGGTAAACAAAGTAAGTAGCCATCGGGATCACGGTAGCGGCAATTAAAAGTCCTACTACCCAAGCAGTAGCGTTACCTTGATCCACATCTTCGGCTTTGGTAAATGTACCTTCTACCTGTACAGTATCAATCACTATTGGTGGCCCTGGATCTGGTTCCCCAGAGAGGACAGCAACAAGGCGATCGCTGGCATCGATAAATGCCTGATTGTATTTGTTACCGTCCCGTATCGGTATACCCAAAGTTTCTGCAACTACACTTTCGGCGATAGAGTCAGTCAACAAGGGCTTAACTTCTTCACCAGACACAATAGCCGTACCATTGGTAACAGTGTCCAGTACCACCAATGTTTGATTAGCTTGTGCTGCTGGTGTAGGAAACCATTTTTCAAAGAGTTCTTGAGAAAAACTTTCTGGAGTTTCACCGTAATCGAGGCGACGAATCGTCACAAATCTGACTTCGTTACCTGTTTTTTTGGCTAAATCCTCAAAAGTACTGTTGATTTTACCTTCATTGACGCGACTAATAATGTCACTTTGATCTAAAACCCAGTTGTCTGCGGTGAGATTGGGGATTTGATATACACCTGTAGCTAATGCAGGTGAGACAAACACGGAAGCACCCAGAACTACCATCAGTAAGGGTACAACTAGCCGAAGTAGGTATTTTTTAAGACTAAATATTTCGTTAAGGATCTGTTTCATCGGATGATCTGTTTCAGACAGGCTTGCACCAAAAATACTACAGAACCAAGGTCAAAATCACCTGATTTACACATCTATTCAATTTTGGCGGTATTCAGCAGTCTATTTTTTCTGTAACCATATACTTTACTTATCTTAAGGTGGACGCAGGTAAGAGGGAGCAACGCGATTTTATGTCCCAAAACCAAACTTTACAGTGATCGCAATACCCATTTTCACCCATTTCGCATTCTTTAACCGTGCCGCCACAAGTATGCAATGCGGTAGAAGATGAGAAGTTTAAATAAAGGCGTTTAGCTATTGTTGATAAATATTAAGTTGGTTGGTGTTGGGTTTACTTGCGTCAACCCAACCTACAAATTACGATTAATAGTTGTTTAAACTCAGGTATCTACGCAGAATATTTTGGGTTTTTTCTAGTAATTCTGCTTCTAATTCACCTAATTGCTGAGTTAAACGAATTTTGTCAAATGTCATTGGTTCAACGCATATCAAAAGACTGTCTACAGAAAGTCCATTTTGTGATGATGAAGGTACTGCAACTACCGCAGGTGAAATCCGAGGATTATTAGGTTTGGCGGAAGTAAAAGGTAAAACTGTGACTTTGCTGCGTTGGTTGTTAAACAAAGTCCCAGAAACTATGAGTGCTGGACGAGTTTTTTGAATTTCTGTACCTACAGAGGGATCAAATGTTACTATCCAGATGCTTCCCATTCGGTAATCGCTATATTTTGCCATTCACTTTCCCAACCTAATTCTAATTCATCAACCAAGGCGCAAGCGGCCGCTAGTGCTTCATCTTGTTGTTTTTCTTGCCATTGTTTCAACAGACTTTCAATCAATGCACTACGGTTTTCAACTTTTTGGTCAATGTAATTTAGTAGTTCATCTGGCAATGAAATTGAAATTTTAGCCATATCCTACCCAAAGTCATACTACCAGTAGTATATATTATTTTGATATTTTTAGTCTAGTAGTAACTTTTTTAAGATGCAATCCAGTTTTCTAATTTTAGCTCGTAAATTCGGCTATAATGACGAGTGTTGTTAGTTACTAAAATATAGTTTCTAGTTATTGCAACACTAGCAATTAATAAATCGAAATCTGCTACTGGTTGTCCTGTTTTTCTAAGTTCTGCTTTAATTCTCCAAATTTTTTGACAGCATTATTATCTAAATTTATAACTTCAATATCTTGAACGAATTTTTCTGCACGAGTTAAATTTTCTGTTACTCGTTGATAATTATAAGCACCAAAATATAATTCCGCAACGGTGATGTTGCAAATACAAATTTGCTCCCATCCAGAAGTGTTGAATTTTATTTCTGACGGAATTAATGTTTTTAATCCAGTAAATGCAGGTGTCAGTATCTAATAAATAAGTCATAAGCTAATATCGTAGTTAGAAATAGTCCGACTATCATAAATCTCTTTGACTATTTCTTCTGCTGTGCGTTCATTTTCCCAAGCACCATGTTTTTCTATAAATGTGTCTAGTGGATGTGGTTTTTGTTTTTGGGTAGATGAGAAAGTTTTCTCATTTTCTATGTGTTTATTTTCTGGTTTTGGATAACGTTTTTTGAGTAACTGAATAAAATCAAGTAGTAAGGTTTGAGCTTCTTCTGGTAAAGTATCAATATCTCTATATATTTCCTCAAATTTTATTACCATCATTAACTCCTATGTTGAGTAAAATTTTCGGTATTATTTTATTATAACTGAGGCGCACCGGATAATCTGGTAAACATGATGATTGATCTTTGCAACCTCAGTCACTATTTACGCTTGGGTTATTGGTTTGGTGGGTTACGCGATCGCTAACCCATCATCACTGTGTTATCATCACGTCTGAGGTCAGAGATGATAAGAAAACTATCATTTCTTGTATTAATGGGTGTTGTTGCAATATCTGAATTTCTTGCTCATTGATATTGCTAAATATTCTCTCGTTTATTGACTGTTCTTTTCCTAAGACTGTCTCTAAAAATTTTTTAGGTTTACTTTGTGCAAATTGCCATTCTAAATCATTAAATTTCCTTTGTGCTATTTTCTCAATTAATGATTTATCTTGTAACAATAATATTTCTAATTGAGGAACAGCCAAAAATAATTGAAAGGGAGTACCAGAAGATGCTTGATTTAATACATAATTAATTAAATCTTGCTTTTCAAATACTTGAGATTCGTTATCTGTATCTGCATCGATGACAAGAGCAACTGGTATTTTTCGAGTCGCTAGAAGTGAAGTAGCTAAAGAACGCGCTCTGTAAGAACTTTCACCTGCTATAAATTGGATATCTTGAATCAGATTTTTTGGCAGTAATTTCTGTAAAATCTCTATATTTGTTTCACTTTCTGCAAGCATATATGCTAGTGTCATGAAAAATTATCCGTCAAAATAGGAGATTTTCAAAAGGATAAGTTTGCTTCCAACGATAGGTATTAAAATCACGTTGGTCTACTGAAAAAATGCGTCCATGTCCTAAATGTTCTGCTAAAATTACTAAGGAAGCATCAGCTAAATCCATTGGTAGATCAGCATATTTTTCCATTAATTCAATAATTCTAGCGGTATGATGAGTTTCTAAATTAAAAATCGTAAATAATTCTTGTTTAAGACTATTGATAAAAGTAACTTGAGCTTCAACTCCCTTGCGAGTTAGCAAAAGATAACAGGTTTCTGTAATAACACACCATGTTGTGATTAAAGGTTCATTGTATTTTTTTAAAGCTTGTTTAGCTATTTCGTGGTAATTGTCTTTTTTATCAATCAGAGCTAACCAAAATCCTGTATCAACGATGATCATATTTAGTCGATAATGTATTAGATAAAACTTGTTTATAAGTAGTTGATAAATCTTCTTCCACAGAACAACAACCAATTAATCCCATTTCTTCAAACTTTTCATAGAGATCTTTTTCTTGACTATCATTTTCTAACTCTGTTTGTGGGTAACGCTTTTTGAGTAACTGAATAAAATCAAGTAGTAAGCTTTGAGCTTCTTCTGGTAAAGTATCAATATCTCTATATATTTCTTCAATTTTTGTTACCATCATTAACTCCTACGTTGAGTAAAATTTTCGGTATTATCTTATTATAACTAAGGCGCACCGGATAATCTGGTAAACATGATGATTGACCTTTGCAATCTAAAGACACTATTTACACTTGGGTTATTGGTTTAGTAGGTTAACTTTCCCCAGTGTATCAGTCATAGTTATAAATCCTCGTCTAATATTCCTTCAATGTCTCTAGCACCATGAATTACGCGCAAAATATCAACTTCTGATTCAGTGAGACGATAAAAAATGAGATATTTTCTAAATCCTTTGATAGATTGTTGGTGAATGTCTGCTAAGTTGGGATGGGAAAATTGACAGTGTTTTCCTATGGCTGGAGTTTTTGCTAATTGTTGAAATGTTGCTTCTGCTGCAATTAAAAAGCGGTCGGAAATGTCTAAACTATCCTCGGCTATGTAGGTTGCTAAATCTATCAAGTCGCGGATAACTTGAGGTCTTTTTTTAAGTTCAAACATCACGGCTAAATTGCGCTTTGACGTTTGTTAATTCTTTCACTGACTGTTTGACGGATATCTTCCCAATCTTGAGCAGTCATT
This region of Nodularia sp. LEGE 06071 genomic DNA includes:
- the psb32 gene encoding photosystem II repair protein Psb32, with the protein product MKQILNEIFSLKKYLLRLVVPLLMVVLGASVFVSPALATGVYQIPNLTADNWVLDQSDIISRVNEGKINSTFEDLAKKTGNEVRFVTIRRLDYGETPESFSQELFEKWFPTPAAQANQTLVVLDTVTNGTAIVSGEEVKPLLTDSIAESVVAETLGIPIRDGNKYNQAFIDASDRLVAVLSGEPDPGPPIVIDTVQVEGTFTKAEDVDQGNATAWVVGLLIAATVIPMATYFVYQINQPSSEG
- a CDS encoding ribbon-helix-helix domain-containing protein produces the protein MAKISISLPDELLNYIDQKVENRSALIESLLKQWQEKQQDEALAAACALVDELELGWESEWQNIAITEWEASG
- a CDS encoding type II toxin-antitoxin system VapC family toxin, coding for MIIVDTGFWLALIDKKDNYHEIAKQALKKYNEPLITTWCVITETCYLLLTRKGVEAQVTFINSLKQELFTIFNLETHHTARIIELMEKYADLPMDLADASLVILAEHLGHGRIFSVDQRDFNTYRWKQTYPFENLLF
- a CDS encoding type II toxin-antitoxin system RelE/ParE family toxin; protein product: MFELKKRPQVIRDLIDLATYIAEDSLDISDRFLIAAEATFQQLAKTPAIGKHCQFSHPNLADIHQQSIKGFRKYLIFYRLTESEVDILRVIHGARDIEGILDEDL
- a CDS encoding DUF2281 domain-containing protein, which produces MVTKIEEIYRDIDTLPEEAQSLLLDFIQLLKKRYPQTELENDSQEKDLYEKFEEMGLIGCCSVEEDLSTTYKQVLSNTLSTKYDHR
- a CDS encoding type II toxin-antitoxin system PemK/MazF family toxin; translation: MAKYSDYRMGSIWIVTFDPSVGTEIQKTRPALIVSGTLFNNQRSKVTVLPFTSAKPNNPRISPAVVAVPSSSQNGLSVDSLLICVEPMTFDKIRLTQQLGELEAELLEKTQNILRRYLSLNNY
- a CDS encoding DUF4346 domain-containing protein, yielding MDLILEDLAAIDNKLSQRYIELDPGGYFIIYLDRGAGLIYAKHFTNVIDEKGLAVDPETGKVIPARGKVERTHTTVFSGRTAKELGIKIFEETQPCPVTQLDHAAYLGREFVRAEVALVSGQEYIQD
- a CDS encoding NAD-binding protein; translated protein: MNLSSIGFFRSLRRDNQQFAVIGLGRFGRSVCSTLHKLGYQVLATDVDEKLVSAALQEELVGHALQLDSTEPAALKEAGIFEFDTVIIAIGNYVQESIITTLNVKEGGVPHVVAKASSEVHRKLLKRVGADHVVFPEYEAGCALARSLTKPSILDRFDLDPDNSIVEMIVPDEFHGRTISELQLRNRYGLNLLAVSQDGKFKINPEPTKRLERGSAMVVIGHNKDINRLPI